One window of Tenacibaculum maritimum NCIMB 2154 genomic DNA carries:
- a CDS encoding DHH family phosphoesterase, with translation MILKHIDALKLFLATPKSIVVIGHRNPDGDAVGATLGLMHYLNKKGHTTSVVMPNEYPDFLHWLPGSETVKRFDRQNSQSVKAIAKSDIVFLLDFNALHRVGSDMEGKLKKYEHDFALIDHHQQPDEFKYMYSDPSMSSTCQMVYNFIEMNDDVNLIDEGIATCLYTGIMTDTGSFRFRSTTSKTHKIIADLIDKGAKNDRIHSNVYDSNSYGRLLLLGQSLSNLQIKQEYKTAFITLTEEEKKRFGYEKGDTEGVVNYALSIKGIVFAAIFIEDEEQKIIKISFRSKGVFSVNKFARNHFDGGGHDNAAGGRSEMSMEETVHRFEELLPKYQRELEMSYEV, from the coding sequence ATGATTTTAAAACACATAGATGCGCTAAAATTATTTTTAGCAACACCTAAGAGTATAGTTGTCATTGGCCATAGAAACCCAGATGGAGATGCTGTTGGAGCAACCCTAGGGTTAATGCACTATTTAAATAAGAAAGGGCATACAACTTCTGTGGTAATGCCTAATGAGTACCCCGACTTTTTACATTGGTTACCTGGATCAGAAACCGTAAAGAGATTTGATCGTCAAAATAGTCAGAGTGTAAAAGCAATAGCAAAATCAGATATTGTTTTTTTGTTAGATTTCAATGCATTGCATAGAGTGGGGAGCGATATGGAAGGGAAATTAAAAAAATATGAGCATGATTTTGCATTGATAGATCACCATCAACAACCAGATGAGTTTAAATATATGTACTCAGATCCTAGTATGTCATCAACATGTCAGATGGTGTATAATTTTATTGAAATGAATGATGATGTGAATTTGATAGATGAAGGTATCGCTACTTGTTTATATACAGGTATTATGACAGATACAGGATCTTTTCGTTTCCGTTCAACAACTAGTAAAACGCATAAAATTATAGCTGACTTAATAGATAAAGGAGCAAAAAATGATCGTATTCATAGCAATGTATATGATTCAAATTCATATGGAAGGCTACTGTTATTAGGGCAATCATTGAGTAATTTGCAAATTAAGCAAGAGTATAAAACGGCTTTTATAACTTTAACAGAAGAAGAGAAAAAACGATTTGGTTATGAAAAAGGAGATACAGAAGGAGTTGTAAACTATGCGTTGTCTATAAAAGGAATTGTATTTGCAGCTATTTTTATTGAAGATGAAGAGCAAAAAATAATAAAAATATCTTTCCGATCTAAAGGGGTGTTTTCAGTAAATAAATTTGCACGTAATCATTTTGACGGAGGAGGGCATGATAATGCAGCAGGAGGTAGATCTGAAATGTCAATGGAAGAAACGGTTCATCGTTTTGAGGAGCTATTGCCGAA
- a CDS encoding nucleoside-diphosphate kinase gives MATNRTFTMIKPDAVENGHTGAILEKINAAGFRIVAMKKTQMTKRDAETFYAIHSERPFFGELVEFMTRGPIIAAILEKDNAVEDFRTLIGATNPAEAAEGTIRKMFATSIGENAVHGSDSDENAAIEGAFHFSGREMF, from the coding sequence ATGGCAACAAATAGAACTTTTACAATGATTAAACCAGATGCTGTTGAAAACGGACATACTGGAGCAATCTTAGAAAAAATTAATGCTGCAGGGTTTAGAATTGTAGCAATGAAAAAAACTCAAATGACTAAAAGAGATGCTGAAACTTTTTATGCAATTCATAGTGAGCGTCCTTTCTTTGGTGAATTAGTTGAGTTCATGACTCGTGGTCCAATTATTGCCGCTATTTTAGAAAAAGACAATGCTGTTGAAGATTTCAGAACTTTAATTGGCGCTACAAACCCAGCAGAAGCTGCAGAAGGAACTATCCGTAAAATGTTTGCTACTTCTATAGGTGAAAATGCTGTTCATGGTTCTGATTCTGATGAGAATGCTGCTATTGAAGGTGCTTTCCATTTTTCAGGAAGAGAAATGTTTTAG